TTAACTTCAGACTTTATTAATTCTGAAACTGCTTCAATTTCTTCCCGATCCTTTGCATCTAACACAGGAATCATAATTTTCTGCAAAGGTTGACGCACTTTTATTTTCTCTTTTTGTCTTATTGATAACACCAAAGATGAAATTATTTGTGCTTTTTGCATTTTCACCTCTAAACTTTTATCGATGAGAGATTCATCTGCTATAGGAAAATCTGCCAAATGCACACTTTCAAAACCATCCTTTACCGTAGCCTTGTTCAAATCCAGGTACAATTGATCCATAAAAAATGGTGCAATTGGAGCCGATAATTTTGCAACGATATCTAAACATGTATATAAAGTTTGGTATGCCGCAATTTTATCTTGAGCATATTCCCCTTTCCAGAAACGTCTTCTACACAAACGCACATACCAGTTACTTAAATTTTCTTGAACAAAGTCAGATATTGCTCTTGCCGCACGGGTTGGTTCGTACTCTTCATAAGCCACATCAACTGTTTTAATTAGTGAATGTAGTTCAGACAATATCCACCGGTCTATCTCTGTACGACTACTCATTGGAATATCATCTTCAGAATAGGTAAACTTATCTAGGTTAGCATATAAACCAAAAAATGAATAGGTATTATACAGGGTGCCAAAGAATTTTCGTTTAACCTCAGCAATGCCTTCTGTATCAAACTTTAGGTTGTCCCATGGGTTTGCATTACTGATCATATACCATCTTGTAGCGTCGGCACCGTGCTCGTTCATGGTTTCAAACGGATCAACAGCATTGCCTAAACGCTTAGACATTTTCTTACCATCCTTATCTAAAACGAGTCCGTTAGATACTACATTTTTATACGCCACAGAATCAAAAACCATAGTGGCGATTGCGTGCAAGGTATAGAACCAGCCACGTGTTTGATCCACGCCTTCCGCTATGAAATCTGCAGGAAATGTTTTCCCTTCATCTATCAAATCTTTATTCTCAAAAGGATAATGCCACTGTGCATAAGGCATTGAACCACTATCGAACCAAACATCAATTAAATCGTTTTCGCGCTTCATTGGTTTTCCCGATGCAGAAACTAAAATTATTTGGTCAACTATATTCTTATGTAAATCGATTTTATCGTAGTTTTCATCGGACATATCGTCGACTACGAAATCTGCATAGATATCCTTTTCTAAAACTCCCGCTTCAACTGCTTTTGCCATTTCTGACTTCAGTTCAGCTACAGAGCCAATAATAATCTCCTCCTTACCATCTTCTGTTCTCCAAATCGGTAACGGAATACCCCAATAACGTGACCTAGAAAGATTCCAGTCATTTGCATTTGCCAACCAATTACCAAACCTACCTTCACCAGTTGCTTTTGGTTTCCAGTTAATGGTTTGGTTCAATTGAAACATTTTATCCTTTATGTCGGTTACTTTTATGAACCAAGAATCTAACGGATAATATAATATAGGCTTATCTGTACGCCAGCAGTTTGGGTAACTGTGAACATACTTCTCTACCTTAAAAGCTTTATTCTCTTCTTTTAGTTTAATGGCAATTTCAACATCTACAGAACGTTCTGGAGCTTCACCATCTTCGTAATACTCGTTCTTAACATACTTACCACCCAACTCTTTTAACTCTGGTCTAAATTTACCTTGTAAATCGACAAGAGGAACCAAGTTTGCATTTTCATCTAATACCAACATTGGCGGTATTTCTGGCACAGCCTGTTTCGCAACTAAAGCATCATCTGCACCAAAAGTAGGTGCGGTATGTACAATACCGGTACCATCTTCGGTAGTTACAAAATCTCCTGAGATTATTCTAAAAGCGTTTTCTGCATTTTCATACGGAAGTACGTAATCTAATAACTGCTCGTATCTAATTCCTAATAATTCTTTCCCTTTAAATTCCTTAACTACGTAGTAAGGAATTTTTTTATCCCCAGAGTTGTATTTTAACAACTCTGATTTCTCCGATACTTCTTTGAATTTACCCGAGAACTGTTTTCCTACCAAATTTTTGGCAAGCACAACATTCATTGGTTCAAAAGTATACTGATTGTAAGATTCAACCAACACGTAATCTATTTTTGACCCCACGGTCAAGGCTGTATTCGATGGCAATGTCCAAGGGGTGGTCGTCCACGCTAAAAAGTATATGATGCCTTCGTTCTTTAAGAAATTTGGCAATGTTTCTTCTACCGCCTTAAACTGTGCGGTTACCGTAGTATCTGTTACATCTTGGTATGTACCTGGTTGGTTAAGCTCATGAGAACTCAATCCTGTACCTGCCTTAGGCGAATAAGGTTGTATAGTATACCCCTTATAAATTAAATCTTTAGAATAGATTTGTTTTAGCAACCACCATACTGTTTCCATATATTTGGATTTGTATGTGATGTATGGATCTTCCATATCTACCCAATATCCAACTTGTTTGGTCATAGAATTCCAAACATCGGTATATCTCATTACCGCTTTTTTACAGGCAGCATTGTATTCTTCAACAGAAATTTTAACCCCGATATCTTCTTTAGTAATACCTAATTCTTTTTCAACACCCAGTTCAATAGGTAAACCATGCGTATCCCAGCCAGCTTTACGCTTAACTTGAAAACCCTTCATGGTTTTATATCTAGGAAAGATATCTTTAATTGTTCTAGCCATTACATGATGAATCCCCGGCATACCATTTGCTGATGGTGGACCTTCATAGAATACATAACTATCTTTACCCTCACGGGTAGAAATACTTTTCTCGAAAATGGCATTCTTTGACCAGTAGTCAAGTATTTCCTCTGCGACCTTTGGTAAATTCAATCCTTGATATTCTGTGAACTTCATACAAAATGCTTATGGTACTGGGTTTAAAAGGCTGCAAAATTATAAAATTTAGATTTAACTAGCGTGTATTAACAACATTGAAATACCTCTAAACCACCGATTAAAGCAAATATTCGCTTACAAAACATCTAAAAGTTAAATTTACCCGTACATTATGTTAAACAAATAACCATTCAACGAAACACAATGAAAAAAGTAATTTTAGGATCATTAGCAATTTTAGCACTTAGTATGTCTATCTCTTGTAGAGAAACTGTTGATCAAGCAAAATCTGCAACTGAAGAAGCTGGTGCCGCATTAGAGGAAGCTGGAGAAAATTTAGAAGAGGCTGGAGAAAATGCAATGGATGCTGCAAAAGAAGCAGGTGAAAATGCAATGGACGCTGCTGAAGAAGCTAGTGAAAATGTAATGGACGCTGCTGATGAAGCTGCAGATTCAGTGAAAGAAGCTGGTGAAGACACCATCGATGCCGCTAAAAAAGCAGGTAACGATGCTGTAGATTCAGCTAAAGAAGCTGGTGACAATGTAAAAAAAGCAGCTAATGAAGCAGCTGACAAGGCAGCTAAAAAAGCAAAAGAAATTGAAAAGGCCGTTAAAAACTAAAATTAACGCCTTCTATAATTTTGTAAGACCTGCATATTGCAGGTCTTTTTATTTAAAAATGGTAGCCAATACCTAAAATTACATTTCTACCAGGCGCTACAATACCCGACGAATATGTTCTATAGCGTTGATCTGTAATATTCTCTAAGCTAGCTGTTGCTTTTAAACGATTGGTGACATTAATTTGTGAACGAAAATTTAAAGTATACCATGAAGGTGCATATGGATTACCATTTTCATCTAGAGCATATATATACTCTTTTGACTTTTCTGACATGGCAAGATTATTATTGTCAATTTCACCATTATAATTAATGAAAAAATCTGTTCGTAATCTTTGGTTTTTCCATATAAGATGAAAATCTCCAAAAGTTGGTGCAGCATGCCGCGCAGGCGTATCAGTGCCATCTTCCTCTTCTTCAACACCATCTGTTATAGTAACATTAGAAGTTACCGACCACTGCTCATTAAGGTATGCTTCTATCCCAAATTCAAAACCATACACATAAGCTTTCGCCGCATTTTGTATTGCCTGTACATTACTTAGTTCACCACCATACTCAATTTCATAAACACCATTATAACTAAAATCTCTACGCACTAAAGCATCAACTAAATAGGTATAGTATGCGGCACCTTTTAAAATAATTTTATCATTAATATTTCGCTGCACCCCTATTTCCGTATTATAAGCATATTCAGGTTCCAAATTAGGATTTGGCACTACCACCGATCCCGGTTCTGAATCAAAAATCTTACCTACATCATCAATATTAGGAGCTCTAAAACCTGTTGATCCATTTAGCGTTATTTGAAGATTTGCCCTAGGAAACCAACTAATACCGAGACTACCAGTTAATGCTCCCGTACTTAAATCTGCGGTTTTAAACGGAAAATCATAAAAGGCATCATCAAAGACCGCATCTACCCAAACATGACTATAACGTAACCCAGACATAATTGTGAAATTAGGTTTTGCTTTGTATTCCCCATTTACATAACCCGCCAAACTTTGCCAAGTAGATCCATCTGGATACCTTGATGCCGACCTCATTTCTTCAGATGTTACAATATTAAAATCAAACCCATTTGACCGAACTTTATTAAAGATATATTCACTACCATAATACAGCCTAAAATTACCGATCTTTTTATTTTCAAGATCAATATTCATGTTTAATGCATCTACTTTCTCGGTTGTAGTGTTTCTTATTTCATCTTGGAAATTTCTATTAATTCTACTTTCTTCAAAATGCTGGTAAGCAAACCCTAATTTTAATCCATCATAAAATTTTCCGTTTCCTTTCTTTTGAATTTGAGCATTGCCCATAAACCATTTTTGAGGCCCATAATACCATTCGGCAGAACGCAATCCTAATCCATCACTCGTTGGTCTAATTAGCCTGTCGTATCTAGAATAGTCTGAAGTTTCAGAGTAATAGGCACCTAAATTTAAGTCCCATTTAGAATTAGGTTTAATTAGAAACTTTTGCATGAAATTTATTTGACCATAACCGGTAGTGACCTGTAATTTTGGAGAACTATTTTCAATTAATTCATCTACCCCGTTAACGGTTTTAACAAAGGAGTTTCTTAAATAAGAACTAGGCCCATTAGATCCCATTCTTAAATCTTTAAAGTTATTATAGGTTAAGCTAGTTAATGACGATAGTTTTTTTCTACCTAGAGTAACATCTGCATGTATTGTGTTTTCTGAATTTGCAGAAGAAAATCTATAATTTCCGTTACCTTGTACTAATAGACTATCGTTCTGAGATAAAATTGGTTTATTGGTGTAAAAATTCATTACCCCACCAATTGCATCGCTTCCATAAATTACTGAACCAGGCCCAAAAATCACTTCTGTATTCTTTATTGTATAAGGGTCTATAGAGATTACATTTTGGATATTACCTCCTCTAAAAATTGCATTGTTCATACGTACACCGTCAACAGATAGCAATAACCTATTTGTCGCAAAACCCCTAATCATTGGACTGCCACCACCTAATTGACTTTTTTGCACAAAGACTTTACCACTATTTTCTAATAAGTCGGCGGAAGTTTGTGGAGAAGAAAAATCTATTGATCGCGAATCCAAAGAAATTATTTTATTAGGAATATCTCTTTTTTGTTGTTCCCACTTAGAAACCGACATTACCACTTCATCTAACTGTTGCGCATTTACAAGTAAAAACACTTTATTACCCTGCCGCTGCAATTGTAATTTAGTGGTTTTATATTCTTGATAACCAATATGTTTTAGGGTGATTCGTTCTTTAAAAGTGAAAATTGATGCATCAAAATTACCCTCTAAATTAGATAATGCTACTTTAGATTTTTCCTTATTAAAAATGGCTACGTTTGAAATAACCTCTCCGCTATCCGCATCTACAATCGAAATTTGTTGAGCAATACCATACGTAGTAATTAAAAAAAATGCTACAAATAGATATCTATACATATGTGTTGAATACTTCATTTAACACTGCAAGCGATTTAGGTTTCCTGAATCCTTGAAGATGCAACTCAAAATACAGTATTATTGATTTCAATAATTCTTGACGGTTGGCTTTCTTCATTTTTATGGAATTAATACTATCAAATTTTATGCCCAAGAAGGTCTTGAAATAATAAATATTTTCGCCTCTTAACATTGGGTTCAATGTTTCATTAGACGTAAATTCACCTTCCAACAAATCAAAATATGGCTTATTCACGTGTTCTACATCTGGATAAAAGCCTAAAAACTTAGTCAATGATAGTATAAAATACAAATGAAAATTGGCAATTTCCTTATTCATATCTAACCACTGCAAAGATGCTTCTAAAAACTCGAAAAGAGCTTCATTTTGCTCCTCTTCACGTATACTGTTTGCTAATAATTCTGCTAAAAATAAAGTCATGGCATTTTTTGCCATATCAGCATAAAGTGTATGATAATGGTAATAAACTTTGGCTTCTCGTATGGTTTCTAAGGTTCCTTTATTTCTATGATTGGCGACAATTTCTAATTGTGTCAAAGGTTGAAAATAGGCTGTCTTTAACTTGCCTTTTTTTGAAGATAACACCCCTCTTAACAAATATGTTTTTATTCCACTAGAGGCTGTAAAGGCCTTTACAATAAGACTTGTGTCCCCATATTTTATTGCAGAAAACACTATTGCTTTTGTTGTAACTAGCATATTAAACCTTCTATTTTTACAAAGATACTGGTTTGCTAATTGGCTACAATTATGTACATAAAAAATGCGAGGCTCTATTTAAGAACCTCGCAATCAACTATACATTAAAAACGTATTCGGTTTTTCTTTTAAATTAAATAACTCCTTGTGCTAGCATTGCATCTGCAACTTTTACAAAACCTGCAATATTAGCCCCTTTTACATAGTTACAGAAACCATCTTCCTCCTTACCAAACTCAATACATGAGTCATGAATGTCTTTCATAATAACTTTAAGACGTTCATCTACTTCTTCACGTGTCCAGCTAATTCTTAAAGAATTCTGAGACATTTCTAATCCTGAAGTGGCAACACCACCCGCGTTAGAAGCTTTACCTGGTGCAAACAATATTTTTGCATTATTGAATTCATGTACGGCATCAGCATTACAAGGCATATTAGCACCTTCAGCAACACACATACATCCATTTTTCATCAGATTTTTTGCATCTTCTTTGTTCAACTCATTTTGAGTAGCACAGGGTAATGCAATATCACATTTTACACCCCATGGTGTTTTACCCGCATGAAATTCCGCAGATGAATATTTATCCGTATACTCGGAGATTCGCCCTCTTTTATTGTTCTTAAGATTCATAATGAAAGCTAACTTATCGTCATCTAAGCCATCTTTATCATAAATATACCCGTTAGAATCTGAAAGCGTTACCACTTTTGCTCCTAAAGAAATTGCCTTCTCCGCAGCATACTGCGCTACGTTTCCTGACCCAGAAATTACAACTGTTTTACCTTTAAAACTTTCGTTTTTGGTCTTTAACATACTTTCTGCAAAGTAAACTGTACCATAACCCGTTGCTTCTGGTCTAATTTTAGAACCACCCCAAGACAATCCTTTGCCCGTAAGTACACCTGTAAATTCGTTACGTATTTTCTTATACATACCAAAAAGGAAACCTATTTCACGCGCGCCAACACCAATATCACCAGCAGGTACATCAGTATTTGGTCCAATATGTCTATTTAATTCTAACATAAAGGCATGACAAAAACGCATTACCTCATCGTCTGATTTACCTTTAGGGTCAAAATCGGAACCGCCTTTACCACCACCCATTGGCAATGTGGTAAGACTATTTTTAAATACTTGTTCAAAAGCCAAGAATTTAAGTATGCTTGCATTTACAGTGGGGTGAAAACGCAAACCACCTTTATATGGACCAATTGCAGAATTCATTTGAATTCTATAGCCACGGTTTACATGTATTTTGCCTTTATCATCTACCCAAGCAACTCTAAAAGAAAGTAATCGCTCTGGCTCAACCATTCTTAAAAGAATACTCTTACCATTATATATCTCTTGTTTTTCGGCATACGGGATTACTGTTTCGGCAACTTCTTGAACTGCCTGTATGAATTCTGGTTCGTGACCATTTCTGGCGGCAACCTCATCCATAAATTCTTTTATTTTATCTTCCATAAAGCTATTTACGCTTGTTTAAAATTATTGATTTCAAAATATAACGGCAAAATTATGATATTTATGTAATTTGTAAGCTTATTTTTTTAAAAATCAATAATATATGTTGTTTTAACAACAAAAATAATTCCTAATTTTTAAAGTTAAATGTATTACGCTTTATCCAATTGCTTGATCTAAATCTGCAATTAAATCTTCTGAATCTTCTATGCCCACACTTAGTCGTATTAAAGCATCTACCACACCACTTTGTTCTCTTTCTTCTTTTGGTACGCTTGCGTGCGTCATACTTGCTGGATGACCAGCTAAACTTTCAACACCACCTAATGATTCTGCTAAAGTAAACACTTTTAATCTTTCAATGATCTTAAGAGCATCATTATAATTACCCCCTTTTGGCACAAAAGAAATCATTCCGCCAAAATCTTTCATTTGTTGTAATGCTATCTTATAATTTGGATGATCTGTAAACCCTGGCCAATATACCTTTTCAACTTTCGGATGGTTTTTTAAATATTCCGCAATTGCCTTACCATTTTCGCAATGCCGTTGCATACGAACATGCAGTGTTTTTATACCTCTTAATACCAAAAAACTATCCATTGGCCCACAAATAGCTCCGCTGGCATTTTGTATAAAATAAAGTTTATCTGCTAAATCTTTATCTTTTACCACCAATGCACCTACCACAGTATCGCTATGTCCCCCTAAATACTTAGTTGCTGAATGCATTACTATGTCAGCTCCCAACTGTAATGGTTGTTGTAAATACGGAGTAGCAAAAGTATTATCAACTGCTAAAAGAATATCTTGACCATTAATTAATTGGGCTATGGCTTTAATATCTATGATGTTCATCATAGGGTTTGTTGGGGTTTCTACCCAAATTAGTCTTGTCTTAGAATTTATCTTTTCTTTTATTACTTGGGTATTTTCCATACCAACAAAATGAAAAACGATACCAAAATTTTCAAATATCTTTTTAAAAATTCTATAGGAACCCCCATACAAATCATTAGTAGATATTACTTCATCGCCTGGTTGCAATAATTTAATAACCGCATCTATAGCGGCTAAACCACTAGCAAAGGCTAAACCAAATTCACCATTTTCAATACTTGCCAAAGAATTTTCCAATGCCGTACGAGTAGGATTTGCACTTCTGGAGTACTGATACCCTTTATGGCCACCAGGTGTAGACTGAGCATATGTAGATGTCTGATAAATTGGAGGCATTACCGCACCATATGCTGCATCTGGTCGTTGACCTCCATGTATAGCCTTTGTATTAAACTTCAGATTTTTATCGGTCATTTTAAAAGTATTTAGTACACAAATGTATTGTTATCTTTTGGGGAATACAATGAAGCCGTATTTTTACATTAAATGATATTTTTTCGATGAAACTAAACTTTTTATCCCTTTTGTTTTTCTTATTCCTTATAGCATGTAATAATGAAGAAACCACATCTTTTGAACCTTTGTCAATTACAAATAACTCATGTGAAGATTGCACCACAGTGGTTATAGAAATCCCGAAGGCATTGGGCAAAACAAAACTTAGTGAAACTATTAATACCGCATTACAAGAAGAAATTATAGCATTACTAAATTTTGACGAAATAAGTCACGCACAAAATATTAATAATGCCGTAGTTGCATTCATTAACGATTATGAAGAATTAAACAACAGATTCCCGGAAGAATCTATGCCTTGGGAAGCCTCAATTCATGGCTCTATTGTATTTGAAAATAAAGATATACTTACAATAAAGCTAGAGTCCTATATTTTTACTGGTGGCGCACATGGCTATGGTACTAACAGATTTTTAAACTTTGAAAAGAAAAATGGTAATGAGTTAGATTTGAAAGATCTCTTTAAAAATGAAGATGATTTTAAACTATTGGCCGAATCCATTTTTAAGCAACAAGAAAATATACCTACTAATGCTGAAATTAATAGCACTGGTTTTATGTTTGAAACAGAAGTTTTTTCATTGCCAGATAATATAGGCTATACAGAGAATGGTCTACAGCTTTTCTATGAACCCTATGAAATAGCCTCTTTTGCCGATGGCCCCATTATTGTTACAATTCCTTATAACGAGGCCAATAAACATTTAAATTTTTCAATACTACCCTAATTTACATGTTTTAATAATAGAATAATTGCTCCTATATGTAGGCCTTCATGAAAGAGGTTAAAAGCTATAGCGTCATCTATATTTTTTAATGTTACTCTTGCGCTTGTGGTATATTCTTGAAAATTTTGAAAAAGGTTCGCTTCATAATCTTCTTTTAACCATTCTGCCGTTGAAATCAAAAAATTTGCTACCATCTTAATTTCCTCATCAGTTGCTGAACCATCGGGTACGGTACCTTTTTTAAATTTATCTACCAGTGTAATAGGTACATGCATTTGTAAACCACTAAACTTATATTGTAAAATTTGCTGCGTAACCACAGTGTGTGCAATATTCCAAAATATATTATTATTGAAACCTTCTGGAATTCTTAGAAGTTTTTCTTTTGGAGTTTTAGTTAGTATAGTATGTAAATTTCTTCGATTCTGTAAGGTAATTTCAAATAAGCTTTCGGTCATAATTTCTAATTTTAAGAGCAATAAAAATAGTACAATTAATAGGAAAAAGGTTTCTTTGTACCTAATTAGACTCTATTTTAAAAATCGCCATCCGCCTTTTTGGTGCTACAATTTTTATCGAATTACCAAAAAAAAATGAAAAAAATATACCACTTAAGCTCATGTTCTACCTGCCAACGAATTATTAAAGAGTTACAACCACTTAACGACTTTGTGTTTCAAGATATAAAATCTGAATTTATAACTACGGCACAAATAGAAGAAATGCACGGATTGTCTCAAAACTACGAGGCCTTGTTCAGTAAAAGAGCTATTCTATATAGAGAACGAAATTTAAAAGAGCGAAATCTTACCGAAAACGATTTTAAGGCACTTATTTTAGAACAATACACTTTCTTAAAACGACCCGTTATAATTGTCGACAATCACATATTTATTGGTAATAGCAAAAAAGTAGTAGCGGCAGCTAAAAAAGCAATTCATCAGTGAACAAACGATTATTAGCTATACTTGCCGCAATAGGCGCAACCACTATATATGGGGTTAACCATACCATAGCAAAAGGAGTAATGCCACATTATGTGCAACCTTTTGGATTTATAATCTTAAGGGTACTTGGTGCTGCAATTTTATTTTGGATTATTTCACCTCTTGGTCCAAAAGAACGTATTGATCCTAAAGATTATTTGCGAATGTTTATTTGTGCTCTATTGGGTATGGCTTTAAATATGTTAGTATTCTTTAAAGGGTTATCACTTTCTACGCCTATTAATAGTGCAGTTTTAATTACTACTACACCTATAATAGTTTTGATATTATCGGCTGTGATATTAAAAGAAAAAATTTCGGGAAGAAAAATACTAGGAATTGGAATTGGTCTTTTAGGCGCATTAGGACTTATATTGTTCGGTACAGAAATTAGACAAGATGCACCAAATATTCCTTTAGGTAATTTCTTGA
The genomic region above belongs to Maribacter hydrothermalis and contains:
- the ileS gene encoding isoleucine--tRNA ligase, whose protein sequence is MKFTEYQGLNLPKVAEEILDYWSKNAIFEKSISTREGKDSYVFYEGPPSANGMPGIHHVMARTIKDIFPRYKTMKGFQVKRKAGWDTHGLPIELGVEKELGITKEDIGVKISVEEYNAACKKAVMRYTDVWNSMTKQVGYWVDMEDPYITYKSKYMETVWWLLKQIYSKDLIYKGYTIQPYSPKAGTGLSSHELNQPGTYQDVTDTTVTAQFKAVEETLPNFLKNEGIIYFLAWTTTPWTLPSNTALTVGSKIDYVLVESYNQYTFEPMNVVLAKNLVGKQFSGKFKEVSEKSELLKYNSGDKKIPYYVVKEFKGKELLGIRYEQLLDYVLPYENAENAFRIISGDFVTTEDGTGIVHTAPTFGADDALVAKQAVPEIPPMLVLDENANLVPLVDLQGKFRPELKELGGKYVKNEYYEDGEAPERSVDVEIAIKLKEENKAFKVEKYVHSYPNCWRTDKPILYYPLDSWFIKVTDIKDKMFQLNQTINWKPKATGEGRFGNWLANANDWNLSRSRYWGIPLPIWRTEDGKEEIIIGSVAELKSEMAKAVEAGVLEKDIYADFVVDDMSDENYDKIDLHKNIVDQIILVSASGKPMKRENDLIDVWFDSGSMPYAQWHYPFENKDLIDEGKTFPADFIAEGVDQTRGWFYTLHAIATMVFDSVAYKNVVSNGLVLDKDGKKMSKRLGNAVDPFETMNEHGADATRWYMISNANPWDNLKFDTEGIAEVKRKFFGTLYNTYSFFGLYANLDKFTYSEDDIPMSSRTEIDRWILSELHSLIKTVDVAYEEYEPTRAARAISDFVQENLSNWYVRLCRRRFWKGEYAQDKIAAYQTLYTCLDIVAKLSAPIAPFFMDQLYLDLNKATVKDGFESVHLADFPIADESLIDKSLEVKMQKAQIISSLVLSIRQKEKIKVRQPLQKIMIPVLDAKDREEIEAVSELIKSEVNVKEIQLLDDASGILVKRIKPNFKTLGPKFGKEMKQIAQVVNGFTQKDIQKIEQDGDLTIQLENKSITLQLQDVEISSQDIEGWMVATSGKLTVALDVTINEELRNEGVARELVNRIQNIRKDSGFEVTDKIAVKILKDGFVELAVKDNLDYIKTETLTADLIFEEELKEGIEIAFDEVNTKLFIEKH
- a CDS encoding TonB-dependent receptor, whose amino-acid sequence is MKYSTHMYRYLFVAFFLITTYGIAQQISIVDADSGEVISNVAIFNKEKSKVALSNLEGNFDASIFTFKERITLKHIGYQEYKTTKLQLQRQGNKVFLLVNAQQLDEVVMSVSKWEQQKRDIPNKIISLDSRSIDFSSPQTSADLLENSGKVFVQKSQLGGGSPMIRGFATNRLLLSVDGVRMNNAIFRGGNIQNVISIDPYTIKNTEVIFGPGSVIYGSDAIGGVMNFYTNKPILSQNDSLLVQGNGNYRFSSANSENTIHADVTLGRKKLSSLTSLTYNNFKDLRMGSNGPSSYLRNSFVKTVNGVDELIENSSPKLQVTTGYGQINFMQKFLIKPNSKWDLNLGAYYSETSDYSRYDRLIRPTSDGLGLRSAEWYYGPQKWFMGNAQIQKKGNGKFYDGLKLGFAYQHFEESRINRNFQDEIRNTTTEKVDALNMNIDLENKKIGNFRLYYGSEYIFNKVRSNGFDFNIVTSEEMRSASRYPDGSTWQSLAGYVNGEYKAKPNFTIMSGLRYSHVWVDAVFDDAFYDFPFKTADLSTGALTGSLGISWFPRANLQITLNGSTGFRAPNIDDVGKIFDSEPGSVVVPNPNLEPEYAYNTEIGVQRNINDKIILKGAAYYTYLVDALVRRDFSYNGVYEIEYGGELSNVQAIQNAAKAYVYGFEFGIEAYLNEQWSVTSNVTITDGVEEEEDGTDTPARHAAPTFGDFHLIWKNQRLRTDFFINYNGEIDNNNLAMSEKSKEYIYALDENGNPYAPSWYTLNFRSQINVTNRLKATASLENITDQRYRTYSSGIVAPGRNVILGIGYHF
- the recO gene encoding DNA repair protein RecO; protein product: MLVTTKAIVFSAIKYGDTSLIVKAFTASSGIKTYLLRGVLSSKKGKLKTAYFQPLTQLEIVANHRNKGTLETIREAKVYYHYHTLYADMAKNAMTLFLAELLANSIREEEQNEALFEFLEASLQWLDMNKEIANFHLYFILSLTKFLGFYPDVEHVNKPYFDLLEGEFTSNETLNPMLRGENIYYFKTFLGIKFDSINSIKMKKANRQELLKSIILYFELHLQGFRKPKSLAVLNEVFNTYV
- the gdhA gene encoding NADP-specific glutamate dehydrogenase, with amino-acid sequence MEDKIKEFMDEVAARNGHEPEFIQAVQEVAETVIPYAEKQEIYNGKSILLRMVEPERLLSFRVAWVDDKGKIHVNRGYRIQMNSAIGPYKGGLRFHPTVNASILKFLAFEQVFKNSLTTLPMGGGKGGSDFDPKGKSDDEVMRFCHAFMLELNRHIGPNTDVPAGDIGVGAREIGFLFGMYKKIRNEFTGVLTGKGLSWGGSKIRPEATGYGTVYFAESMLKTKNESFKGKTVVISGSGNVAQYAAEKAISLGAKVVTLSDSNGYIYDKDGLDDDKLAFIMNLKNNKRGRISEYTDKYSSAEFHAGKTPWGVKCDIALPCATQNELNKEDAKNLMKNGCMCVAEGANMPCNADAVHEFNNAKILFAPGKASNAGGVATSGLEMSQNSLRISWTREEVDERLKVIMKDIHDSCIEFGKEEDGFCNYVKGANIAGFVKVADAMLAQGVI
- a CDS encoding cystathionine gamma-synthase codes for the protein MTDKNLKFNTKAIHGGQRPDAAYGAVMPPIYQTSTYAQSTPGGHKGYQYSRSANPTRTALENSLASIENGEFGLAFASGLAAIDAVIKLLQPGDEVISTNDLYGGSYRIFKKIFENFGIVFHFVGMENTQVIKEKINSKTRLIWVETPTNPMMNIIDIKAIAQLINGQDILLAVDNTFATPYLQQPLQLGADIVMHSATKYLGGHSDTVVGALVVKDKDLADKLYFIQNASGAICGPMDSFLVLRGIKTLHVRMQRHCENGKAIAEYLKNHPKVEKVYWPGFTDHPNYKIALQQMKDFGGMISFVPKGGNYNDALKIIERLKVFTLAESLGGVESLAGHPASMTHASVPKEEREQSGVVDALIRLSVGIEDSEDLIADLDQAIG
- a CDS encoding DUF3298 and DUF4163 domain-containing protein → MKLNFLSLLFFLFLIACNNEETTSFEPLSITNNSCEDCTTVVIEIPKALGKTKLSETINTALQEEIIALLNFDEISHAQNINNAVVAFINDYEELNNRFPEESMPWEASIHGSIVFENKDILTIKLESYIFTGGAHGYGTNRFLNFEKKNGNELDLKDLFKNEDDFKLLAESIFKQQENIPTNAEINSTGFMFETEVFSLPDNIGYTENGLQLFYEPYEIASFADGPIIVTIPYNEANKHLNFSILP
- a CDS encoding DinB family protein is translated as MTESLFEITLQNRRNLHTILTKTPKEKLLRIPEGFNNNIFWNIAHTVVTQQILQYKFSGLQMHVPITLVDKFKKGTVPDGSATDEEIKMVANFLISTAEWLKEDYEANLFQNFQEYTTSARVTLKNIDDAIAFNLFHEGLHIGAIILLLKHVN
- a CDS encoding arsenate reductase family protein — translated: MKKIYHLSSCSTCQRIIKELQPLNDFVFQDIKSEFITTAQIEEMHGLSQNYEALFSKRAILYRERNLKERNLTENDFKALILEQYTFLKRPVIIVDNHIFIGNSKKVVAAAKKAIHQ
- a CDS encoding DMT family transporter produces the protein MNKRLLAILAAIGATTIYGVNHTIAKGVMPHYVQPFGFIILRVLGAAILFWIISPLGPKERIDPKDYLRMFICALLGMALNMLVFFKGLSLSTPINSAVLITTTPIIVLILSAVILKEKISGRKILGIGIGLLGALGLILFGTEIRQDAPNIPLGNFLIFMNSMFYGSYLVVVKVLITKYHPFTFMKWLFSLGVLICLPFGYDEFMQISWSTLPMEAYWGISFVILGTTFCTYLFNIFALTQLKASTLSAFVYVQPLVGIGYAIITGQDTLTMVKIIAACFVLVGVYLASKKPKKRSFQES